TCTCGTCGGGGCTGCTTATGCCTCGATCGCGGAAAATGGCCGGCGCAAGCCGCGTCGACCGCCGGCGATCACGGGCCACCGCGAAGCCGATTTCTGCAACTGCATCAGCGGCGCGATCGAGTTCCAAAACGGTGCGGTCGCCGTCCGCCGCGCCGTGTATTCCCGGGTGAAGTATCCGGAGTCGATCCGCACTCTGGACGACGTCGTGTTCTTTGCCTGGCTCGTGGCGACCGACGACTATGTGGTCGTCGACGAAATCGTCGTCGAAAAATTCGCACACCCGGGACGGTTGCGCGACGATTACCGTGGCGTCGTGAACGACGGCCTACGGGCTTCGGCCCTGCTGTTCGATCCCCGGCGGCTGCCGGTCGAGTTCATGGCCTACGAGCCCACGTTTCGCGCACGTCAGTTGCTGACCCTGTTTCGTGCGCACTACCGGCGTCGCGAGTTTCGTGTCGCGAATGCGTGTTTCCTGTCCGCCTGGCGCGCCGATTGGCGCCAGGCGGTACGCTGGCCGTATCTGCGCAAGGCGCTTCGCTCTTTGCCGTTCGGCTGGGACAAGCGCTGCGCAGTCGAGTCGGATCAACGCGAGGCTGCTCGGGCTTATCCGCCGGAGGCAGCCGCGCGGGACCATTCCGGTGAGCCCCATGCCGGTGAACCAACGGCTGTGCCCGGGCAACGTTAGTCGACCTGCTGCGTGCTATCCGGGGTAGGCATGCCGGCAACGTGGTCGGCGTCCGGAGTCGCGTCCGGAGCAGGTTGCTCCGCTTCGGCCGTGGC
This portion of the Pirellulales bacterium genome encodes:
- a CDS encoding glycosyltransferase family 2 protein, which encodes MPTFSIVVPTYNHATYLPRALDSVLAQQSTDWELIVVDDGSTDDTPQVLEPYRCRAQIIHTANRGAPAARNTGIAAAAGQYIVLLDADDRLLPGAIGAFAWGLALRPGADLVGAAYASIAENGRRKPRRPPAITGHREADFCNCISGAIEFQNGAVAVRRAVYSRVKYPESIRTLDDVVFFAWLVATDDYVVVDEIVVEKFAHPGRLRDDYRGVVNDGLRASALLFDPRRLPVEFMAYEPTFRARQLLTLFRAHYRRREFRVANACFLSAWRADWRQAVRWPYLRKALRSLPFGWDKRCAVESDQREAARAYPPEAAARDHSGEPHAGEPTAVPGQR